One part of the Sphingobium yanoikuyae genome encodes these proteins:
- a CDS encoding AAA family ATPase, translating to MRFEGTQDYVATDDLKVAVNAAVLLRRPLLVKGEPGTGKTVLAQEIAKAINAPLIEWNVKSTTKARQGLYEYDAVARLRDGQLGDERVHDIANYIRKGKLWEAFTSPTLPVLLIDEIDKADIEFPNDLLQELDRMAFHVYETGETVAAKERPVVIITSNNEKELPDAFLRRCFFHYIKFPDRETMQAIVDVHFPGIQKMLVSRAMDIFYDIREVPGLKKKPSTSELLDWLKLLLNEDMPLDVLQNADPTKAIPPLHGALLKNEQDIMMFERLAFMARRQGR from the coding sequence ATGCGCTTTGAAGGCACCCAGGATTATGTCGCCACCGACGATCTGAAGGTCGCGGTCAATGCCGCCGTGCTGCTGCGCCGGCCGCTGCTGGTGAAGGGCGAACCGGGCACCGGCAAGACCGTGCTGGCCCAGGAAATCGCCAAGGCCATTAACGCCCCCCTGATCGAATGGAACGTCAAGTCGACGACCAAGGCGCGTCAGGGCCTGTATGAATATGATGCGGTTGCCCGCCTGCGCGACGGCCAACTGGGTGACGAGCGGGTCCATGACATCGCCAACTATATCCGCAAGGGCAAGCTGTGGGAGGCCTTCACCTCCCCCACCCTGCCCGTCCTGCTGATCGACGAGATCGACAAGGCCGATATCGAATTTCCCAACGACCTGTTGCAGGAACTCGATCGCATGGCCTTCCATGTCTATGAGACCGGCGAGACGGTCGCGGCCAAGGAACGGCCGGTCGTCATCATCACCTCGAACAACGAGAAGGAACTGCCCGACGCCTTCCTGCGCCGTTGTTTCTTCCACTATATCAAATTCCCGGATCGCGAGACGATGCAGGCGATCGTTGATGTCCATTTCCCCGGCATCCAGAAGATGCTGGTCAGCCGGGCGATGGACATTTTCTACGACATTCGTGAAGTGCCCGGCCTCAAGAAGAAGCCCAGCACATCCGAACTGCTCGACTGGCTGAAACTGCTGCTGAACGAGGACATGCCGCTCGACGTGCTGCAGAATGCCGATCCGACCAAGGCGATCCCGCCGCTGCACGGCGCGCTGCTCAAGAATGAGCAGGACATCATGATGTTCGAGCGCCTGGCCTTCATGGCGCGGCGCCAGGGGCGCTGA
- a CDS encoding DUF3617 domain-containing protein, translating to MSEAALETSAAGQDAQADEGGKSDAIIVTGARHVINPGLWRFTEIGTYVSSMSGHHPPGTRQWEACIPDRRDDLAIRYAVEGPPLPAGTGGPHGCRQWRVTVSGRKFEGRLYCGRAHGGFSYGRMNGTVTGDALEASAEHKTVGGRGPRGKGPEKPRFFGSLKTELSGERVGVCPGR from the coding sequence GTGAGCGAAGCCGCGCTTGAAACCTCCGCTGCCGGACAGGATGCGCAAGCGGACGAAGGCGGAAAATCCGACGCGATCATCGTCACCGGCGCGCGCCATGTCATCAATCCTGGCCTGTGGCGCTTTACCGAGATCGGCACCTATGTGAGCAGCATGTCCGGACATCATCCTCCCGGCACCCGCCAGTGGGAGGCGTGCATCCCCGATCGCCGCGATGACCTGGCGATCCGCTATGCCGTGGAGGGCCCGCCCCTGCCGGCTGGAACCGGTGGCCCGCATGGATGCCGCCAATGGCGGGTCACTGTGTCAGGGCGCAAATTCGAGGGGCGACTATATTGCGGCCGTGCGCATGGCGGCTTTTCCTATGGCAGGATGAACGGAACGGTCACCGGCGATGCGCTGGAGGCATCTGCCGAACACAAGACTGTTGGCGGACGCGGGCCGCGCGGGAAGGGACCCGAGAAGCCGCGCTTCTTCGGGAGCCTGAAGACCGAATTGTCGGGGGAGCGCGTCGGCGTGTGCCCCGGTCGCTGA
- a CDS encoding DUF1467 family protein: MNWYAIFAIYVLFWVISAFLVLPFGLCTPDETGEVLLKGQADSAPSNFRPGRVMLRATLLSAVLFGLYYANYVQGWVTIDNIPGLHPPR; the protein is encoded by the coding sequence ATGAACTGGTACGCCATCTTCGCCATCTATGTGCTGTTCTGGGTGATCAGCGCCTTCCTCGTCCTGCCCTTCGGCCTGTGCACGCCCGACGAAACGGGCGAGGTGCTGCTGAAAGGCCAGGCGGACAGCGCCCCCAGCAACTTCCGCCCCGGCCGCGTCATGCTCCGCGCCACCCTGCTCTCGGCCGTCCTGTTCGGCCTCTATTATGCCAATTATGTGCAGGGCTGGGTCACGATCGACAACATCCCCGGCCTCCATCCGCCACGCTGA
- a CDS encoding DUF817 domain-containing protein, translating to MNDPTGATRFARIRAHLESVRVAAGPRAWAYEFLLFGFKQGWACLFGGLMLALLLATHLFYPAGAPLHRYDFLTLSAIAIQIAMLALRLESPREALVICAFHLIGTIMELFKTHAGSWVYPEASLLHIGPVPLFSGFMYAAVGSYIARVWRIFDFGFSRYPPAWTTVLLASAIYVNFFAHHWLPDVRIALFAAAILLFGRSWIWFTPWREPRRMPLLLGFFLVALFIWLAENIGTFANAWTYPSQRHGWEMVSLMKLGAWYLLMIISFVLVSLIHGIRRVDQIR from the coding sequence ATGAACGACCCCACGGGCGCGACCCGCTTTGCGCGGATACGCGCCCATCTGGAATCGGTCCGCGTCGCGGCGGGGCCGCGCGCCTGGGCCTATGAGTTCCTGCTGTTCGGCTTCAAACAGGGCTGGGCCTGCCTGTTCGGCGGACTGATGCTGGCCCTGCTGCTCGCGACCCATCTTTTCTATCCCGCCGGCGCGCCGCTGCATCGCTATGATTTCCTGACCCTGTCGGCGATCGCGATCCAGATCGCGATGCTGGCCCTGCGGCTGGAAAGTCCGCGTGAGGCACTAGTGATCTGTGCCTTCCACCTGATCGGCACGATCATGGAATTGTTCAAGACCCATGCGGGAAGCTGGGTCTATCCGGAGGCCAGCCTGCTCCATATCGGCCCCGTGCCGCTCTTTTCCGGCTTCATGTATGCGGCCGTCGGCAGCTATATTGCGCGGGTCTGGCGCATCTTCGACTTCGGGTTCAGCCGCTATCCACCGGCGTGGACGACGGTGCTGCTGGCGAGCGCCATCTATGTCAATTTCTTCGCCCATCACTGGCTGCCCGATGTGCGGATCGCCCTGTTCGCTGCCGCCATTCTGCTGTTCGGGCGCAGCTGGATCTGGTTCACGCCCTGGCGCGAGCCACGACGGATGCCATTGCTGCTCGGCTTCTTCCTGGTCGCGCTGTTCATTTGGCTGGCGGAGAATATCGGCACCTTCGCCAATGCCTGGACCTACCCCAGCCAGCGCCATGGTTGGGAGATGGTCAGCCTGATGAAGCTGGGCGCCTGGTATCTGCTGATGATCATCTCCTTCGTGCTGGTCTCGCTGATCCATGGCATAAGGCGCGTCGATCAGATCAGATAG
- a CDS encoding methyl-accepting chemotaxis protein yields MLADLGERSGDIALQCSETAGFLGEVNRRIQGDSARLSDLQANMQTLTASQNESVAAAQELSLTAGRAGRIIAEGHDVITLSLGEVAGLVEHVTGLEGHLRQFLQVIEAVGGISDQLGTIARQTRLLGVNAAIEAARGGEATMGFAVVAEEIRRLAEQAAESSASVGSKLGQLDRDARHLIGGVEANIQRGRDVGTHIDQLRLSLAEIASLVTQFGERSSAIVACTDEADAHVAALDQGLALFGRSSTESAGRVDMARDKIETLESLANDMLNTAAQSRLRTRNSHYIALAEDGAAEVAALIEDALARGELSQQALFDRSHRPIAGSEPTQYQTGFTAYADLRVRPLLDRHTAKDATIIGCCLIDMDGYLPTHISARSQPQRIGDPRWNMEHARNRQIFMDAQTRRALDGDDDFYLFTYRQNLGEGRYRALRSVFVPLRFAGRRWGLYEVGYLI; encoded by the coding sequence TTGTTGGCTGACCTGGGGGAACGGTCGGGCGACATAGCATTGCAATGCAGCGAGACCGCTGGATTTCTGGGCGAGGTGAACCGCCGGATCCAGGGCGATTCGGCGCGCCTGTCGGACCTGCAGGCGAACATGCAGACGCTGACCGCAAGCCAGAATGAGAGCGTGGCGGCCGCCCAGGAACTGAGCCTCACCGCCGGGCGCGCCGGGCGCATCATTGCCGAGGGGCATGATGTCATCACCCTGTCGCTGGGCGAGGTGGCGGGGCTGGTCGAACATGTCACCGGCCTTGAAGGCCATCTGCGCCAGTTCCTACAGGTGATCGAGGCGGTCGGCGGCATTTCCGACCAGCTCGGCACGATCGCCCGCCAGACTCGCCTGCTGGGTGTCAACGCCGCGATCGAGGCAGCGCGCGGCGGCGAGGCAACGATGGGCTTTGCCGTGGTGGCGGAGGAAATCCGGCGGCTTGCCGAGCAGGCGGCCGAATCCTCGGCCTCGGTCGGCAGCAAGCTTGGCCAGCTCGACCGCGATGCCCGGCATCTGATCGGCGGGGTGGAGGCGAATATCCAGCGCGGCCGCGACGTCGGCACCCATATCGACCAGCTGCGTTTGTCGCTGGCCGAAATCGCCTCGCTGGTGACCCAGTTCGGCGAGCGCTCCAGTGCGATCGTCGCCTGCACCGACGAGGCGGACGCCCATGTCGCGGCGCTGGATCAGGGGCTGGCACTGTTCGGCCGCTCCTCGACCGAGAGCGCGGGGCGTGTCGACATGGCCCGCGACAAGATCGAGACGCTGGAGAGCCTGGCCAACGACATGCTCAACACAGCGGCGCAGAGCAGGCTGCGCACCCGCAACAGCCATTATATCGCGCTGGCCGAGGATGGCGCGGCGGAGGTCGCGGCGCTGATCGAGGATGCACTGGCCCGCGGCGAACTGTCGCAACAGGCGCTGTTCGATCGCAGCCATCGACCGATCGCGGGATCTGAACCGACCCAATATCAGACCGGTTTCACCGCCTATGCCGATCTGCGGGTGCGGCCGTTGCTCGACCGCCATACCGCGAAGGACGCGACCATCATCGGCTGCTGCCTGATCGACATGGACGGCTATCTGCCCACCCATATCAGCGCGCGCAGCCAGCCGCAGCGCATCGGCGATCCGCGCTGGAACATGGAACATGCCCGCAACCGGCAAATCTTCATGGACGCCCAGACCCGCCGCGCGCTCGACGGCGACGATGATTTCTACCTCTTCACCTATCGCCAGAATCTGGGGGAGGGGCGCTACCGGGCACTGCGCAGCGTGTTCGTGCCGCTGCGCTTCGCCGGCCGCCGCTGGGGCCTGTATGAGGTCGGCTATCTGATCTGA
- a CDS encoding vWA domain-containing protein produces MMLNFLYALRAAGIPASIKEHLLLLEALDRDVIERRPEDFYYLARATYVKDEGLIDRFDQVFAKVFKGLLGQDGVEAEIPEEWLRLVAEKFLSPEEMEKIKSLGDWDEIMKTLKERLEEQKERHQGGSKWIGTGGTSPFGHGGYNPEGVRIGGESRHKRAIKVWEKREFANLDSNREIGTRNIKVALRRLRRFAREGAADELDLDATIRGTARQGWLDIRMRPERHNAVKLLLFLDVGGSMDPHIKLCEELFSAATSEFKNMEFFYFHNCLYEGVWKDNRRRFAERTPTWDVLHKYGHDYKVIFVGDAAMSPYEISHPGGSVEHMNEEAGAVWLQRVAHTYPATVWLNPAPAEHWGYSQSTRIIRDLMNERMYPLTLEGLDEAMRELTRKR; encoded by the coding sequence ATGATGCTCAATTTCCTCTACGCGCTACGCGCCGCCGGCATCCCCGCCAGCATCAAGGAGCATCTGCTGCTCCTCGAAGCGCTGGACCGCGACGTGATCGAGCGGCGGCCCGAGGATTTCTATTATCTCGCCCGCGCCACCTATGTGAAGGATGAAGGGCTGATCGACCGGTTCGATCAGGTGTTTGCCAAGGTGTTCAAGGGCCTGCTGGGCCAGGATGGGGTCGAGGCGGAGATACCCGAGGAATGGCTGCGCCTGGTCGCGGAGAAGTTCCTCAGCCCCGAGGAGATGGAGAAGATCAAGTCGCTGGGCGACTGGGACGAGATCATGAAGACGCTGAAGGAGCGGCTGGAGGAGCAGAAGGAACGCCACCAGGGCGGCAGCAAGTGGATCGGCACCGGCGGCACATCCCCCTTCGGCCATGGCGGCTATAATCCCGAGGGCGTGCGGATCGGCGGGGAAAGTCGGCACAAGCGCGCGATCAAGGTGTGGGAAAAGCGCGAATTCGCCAATCTGGACAGCAATCGCGAGATCGGCACCCGCAATATCAAGGTGGCGCTGAGGCGGCTGCGGCGTTTTGCGCGGGAGGGCGCGGCCGACGAACTGGATCTGGACGCCACGATCCGCGGTACCGCGCGTCAGGGCTGGCTCGACATCCGGATGCGGCCCGAGCGGCACAATGCGGTCAAGCTGCTGCTGTTCCTGGACGTGGGCGGATCAATGGACCCGCATATCAAGCTGTGCGAGGAGCTGTTTTCGGCCGCGACCAGCGAATTCAAGAATATGGAATTCTTCTACTTCCATAACTGCCTCTATGAAGGCGTATGGAAGGATAATCGCCGCCGCTTTGCCGAGCGCACCCCGACCTGGGACGTGCTGCACAAATATGGCCACGATTATAAGGTGATCTTCGTCGGCGACGCGGCGATGAGCCCCTATGAGATCAGCCATCCCGGCGGGTCGGTGGAGCATATGAACGAGGAAGCCGGTGCCGTCTGGCTGCAGCGCGTTGCACACACCTATCCCGCGACCGTGTGGCTGAACCCCGCGCCGGCGGAACATTGGGGCTATAGCCAATCGACCCGCATCATCCGCGACTTGATGAATGAGCGCATGTATCCGCTGACCTTGGAGGGGCTGGATGAGGCTATGCGGGAGCTGACGCGCAAGCGGTAG
- the nuoN gene encoding NADH-quinone oxidoreductase subunit NuoN, which produces MIETASLLAVLPELILTGSGLVLMLIAAFGGDRSTHAVNWLAVLALLAAGLSLCTSMAHGPVAFDGLVRADAFSVYAKALIYGAAGAAILLAPRFFATGGALRPEYAVLIVFAAIGMGMMVSAGDMLTLYVGLEMNSLASYVLASFMRQDEKSSEAGLKYFVLGSLASGILLYGISLLYGFTGSTAFDGIAIAMGDGVSKGELFGLVFVLAGLAFKISAVPFHMWTPDVYEGAPTPVTAFFGSAPKVAAMGLMVRVAIEALGPAGLDWQQIIIFVALASILFGAVAAIGQTSIKRLMAYSSINNVGFALVGLAAGTPAGVAATMSYMAIYVVMTIGAFACILQMRDADGKPVDTIASLAGLSQSRKGLSAAFAIFMFSMAGIPPLFGFWAKFLVFDAAVAANLTALAAFGIAMSVIGAFYYLKIIKTIYFDEPAAPYEAKGGAVENIIMAACAIVIVFGYLLNPLLDKASAAAAASLF; this is translated from the coding sequence ATGATCGAAACCGCTTCCCTTCTGGCCGTATTGCCGGAACTCATCCTCACCGGCTCCGGCCTGGTGCTGATGCTGATCGCCGCCTTTGGTGGTGACCGCTCGACCCATGCCGTCAACTGGCTGGCAGTGCTGGCACTGCTCGCCGCCGGCCTCAGCCTCTGCACCTCGATGGCGCATGGCCCGGTCGCGTTCGACGGCCTGGTCCGTGCCGACGCCTTCTCGGTCTACGCCAAGGCGCTGATCTATGGCGCGGCCGGTGCGGCCATCCTGCTGGCCCCGCGCTTCTTCGCCACCGGCGGCGCGCTGCGTCCCGAATATGCCGTCCTGATCGTCTTTGCCGCCATCGGCATGGGCATGATGGTCTCGGCCGGTGACATGCTGACGCTCTATGTCGGCCTGGAAATGAACAGCCTCGCATCCTACGTGCTGGCCAGCTTCATGCGCCAGGACGAGAAGTCGTCGGAAGCGGGCCTCAAATATTTCGTGCTCGGTTCGCTGGCCAGCGGCATCCTGCTCTACGGCATCTCGCTGCTCTACGGCTTCACCGGTTCGACCGCGTTCGACGGCATTGCCATTGCCATGGGTGACGGCGTGTCGAAGGGCGAGCTGTTCGGTCTGGTCTTCGTGCTCGCAGGCCTCGCCTTCAAGATCAGCGCCGTGCCGTTCCACATGTGGACGCCCGACGTCTATGAAGGTGCGCCGACCCCGGTCACCGCCTTCTTCGGCAGCGCGCCCAAGGTCGCCGCGATGGGCCTGATGGTCCGCGTCGCGATCGAAGCGCTCGGCCCGGCCGGCCTCGACTGGCAGCAGATCATCATCTTCGTTGCGCTCGCGTCGATCCTGTTCGGTGCGGTCGCGGCGATCGGCCAGACCAGCATCAAGCGTCTGATGGCCTATTCGTCGATCAACAATGTCGGCTTCGCGCTGGTCGGCCTCGCCGCCGGCACGCCCGCCGGCGTTGCCGCGACGATGAGCTACATGGCGATCTACGTCGTCATGACCATCGGTGCCTTCGCCTGCATCCTCCAGATGCGGGATGCCGACGGCAAGCCGGTCGACACGATCGCCAGCCTTGCCGGCCTGTCGCAGTCGCGCAAGGGCCTGTCGGCCGCCTTCGCGATCTTCATGTTTTCGATGGCCGGTATCCCGCCGCTGTTCGGCTTCTGGGCGAAGTTCCTGGTGTTCGATGCCGCGGTCGCCGCCAACCTGACCGCGCTCGCCGCCTTCGGCATCGCCATGTCGGTGATCGGCGCCTTCTATTATCTCAAGATCATCAAGACGATCTATTTCGACGAACCGGCCGCGCCCTATGAGGCGAAGGGCGGGGCGGTCGAGAACATCATCATGGCCGCCTGCGCCATCGTGATCGTCTTCGGTTATCTGCTCAACCCGCTGCTGGACAAGGCCAGCGCGGCTGCGGCGGCTTCGCTGTTCTGA
- a CDS encoding type III pantothenate kinase → MLLAIDAGNTNVVFALLDGREIKTRWRIATDPRRTADEYAVWLNQLLMLEGYAMADVDAVIVATVVPRALHNLQVLADKYFKTTALVAGQPPVDWGIELDVAEPASVGADRVVNAIAAHHLYDGDLIVIDFGTATTFDVVDYRGAYKGGIIAPGINLSLDALVAAAAKLPRIAIAPPENRSVIGRTTADAMLIGVFWGYVAMMEGLVARMRAEIGRPTKVISTGGLAVLFNDNSDIFDAIAPDLTIQGLALLYERSLQTE, encoded by the coding sequence ATGCTTCTCGCGATCGACGCGGGCAACACCAATGTCGTTTTCGCGCTGCTCGACGGGCGTGAGATCAAGACGCGCTGGCGCATCGCCACCGACCCGCGCCGCACCGCCGACGAATATGCGGTGTGGCTGAACCAGCTTTTGATGCTGGAAGGCTATGCCATGGCCGATGTCGACGCGGTGATCGTCGCCACGGTCGTGCCGCGCGCGCTCCACAATCTTCAGGTGCTGGCCGACAAATATTTCAAGACCACCGCGCTGGTCGCCGGCCAGCCGCCGGTCGACTGGGGCATCGAACTGGACGTGGCGGAACCCGCCTCGGTCGGCGCCGACCGGGTTGTAAACGCGATTGCGGCCCACCATCTTTATGATGGCGACCTGATCGTCATCGACTTCGGCACGGCGACCACCTTCGACGTGGTGGATTATCGCGGCGCCTATAAGGGCGGCATCATCGCGCCGGGCATCAACCTGTCGCTCGATGCGCTAGTGGCGGCCGCGGCCAAGCTGCCCCGCATCGCGATCGCCCCGCCAGAGAACCGATCGGTTATCGGTCGGACCACGGCCGACGCCATGCTGATCGGCGTCTTCTGGGGCTATGTGGCGATGATGGAGGGGCTGGTCGCCCGCATGCGGGCCGAGATCGGCCGCCCGACCAAAGTGATTTCGACCGGAGGACTCGCCGTCCTCTTCAATGACAATAGCGATATTTTCGATGCGATCGCGCCCGACCTGACGATCCAGGGCCTCGCATTGCTGTACGAACGGAGTTTACAGACAGAATGA
- a CDS encoding DUF6975 family protein encodes MSEVTALRRGDDIAQILDMLVRADGSYSHSYLAQASQDARSRDGLGLPDLADAAYYLCLLHGRHPGVIDHAATRSVDNAARRWLIEAADAFARERAYLTQVTVAAGPAPSTAGQSSCETIVSQQRHALDMLAQSDRRGCAMGAAIALVLDWRAVRKLLDIAALRAGIEPVPCSLPDHRATLDVARAIGGDPAVDRAIQFGMRQLLAQHRGLWDVLEARAAIRRQQPA; translated from the coding sequence ATGAGCGAAGTGACGGCGCTGCGCCGGGGCGACGATATTGCGCAAATCCTGGACATGCTGGTTCGGGCCGATGGCAGCTATAGCCACAGCTATCTGGCCCAGGCGAGCCAGGATGCCCGCTCGCGCGATGGCCTTGGCCTGCCCGACCTTGCCGATGCCGCCTATTATCTCTGCCTGCTCCATGGTCGCCATCCCGGCGTGATCGACCATGCCGCCACCCGCTCGGTCGACAATGCCGCGCGCCGCTGGCTGATCGAGGCCGCCGACGCCTTTGCGCGGGAGCGCGCCTATCTGACCCAGGTCACCGTGGCCGCAGGCCCCGCCCCCAGCACGGCGGGCCAGAGCAGTTGCGAAACCATCGTCAGTCAGCAGCGCCATGCGCTCGACATGCTGGCCCAGTCCGACCGGCGCGGTTGCGCCATGGGCGCAGCGATCGCGTTGGTGCTGGACTGGCGCGCCGTGCGCAAGCTGCTGGACATTGCCGCGCTTCGTGCGGGCATCGAACCGGTTCCCTGCTCTTTGCCCGATCATCGAGCAACGCTGGACGTGGCGCGCGCCATTGGTGGCGATCCGGCCGTTGATCGCGCGATCCAGTTCGGCATGCGCCAACTCCTGGCGCAGCATCGTGGCCTGTGGGATGTGCTGGAGGCGCGCGCCGCCATCCGCCGGCAACAGCCGGCCTGA
- a CDS encoding biotin--[acetyl-CoA-carboxylase] ligase — protein sequence MTQFRTVEETGSTNADMLALAEQGETEGLWLRAKRQSGGRGRLGRAWESPVGNLYCSTLIRLQPGDPMAHTLALVAANAVHALVAPLCAGQARIKWPNDILVDGAKIAGILLERTGDAVVVGIGINVTHFPQGLDRPVTSLAAQGADGEGADATALLERLAQLFGHWLAIWRAQGLDPVRTHWLLNAHPTGTPMRVVQPDGDVVEGGFGTLDSQGMLILRLANGDTRAIHAGDIFLI from the coding sequence CTGACGCAGTTTCGCACCGTAGAAGAAACCGGCTCCACCAATGCCGACATGCTGGCATTGGCGGAGCAGGGTGAAACCGAGGGCCTCTGGCTGCGCGCAAAGCGACAGTCCGGAGGCCGCGGTCGTTTGGGCCGGGCGTGGGAAAGCCCGGTCGGCAATCTCTATTGCTCCACCCTGATCCGGCTGCAGCCGGGCGACCCGATGGCGCACACGCTGGCGCTGGTCGCGGCAAACGCCGTCCATGCGCTGGTCGCGCCGCTCTGTGCCGGACAGGCGCGGATCAAATGGCCCAATGACATATTGGTCGACGGCGCGAAGATCGCCGGCATCCTGCTGGAACGCACCGGCGATGCCGTGGTGGTGGGCATCGGCATCAACGTCACCCATTTCCCGCAGGGGCTCGACCGTCCGGTCACCAGCCTCGCAGCGCAAGGTGCGGACGGGGAGGGGGCGGACGCCACCGCGCTGCTGGAGCGCCTCGCCCAGCTTTTCGGCCATTGGCTGGCGATCTGGCGCGCCCAGGGACTTGATCCGGTGCGCACCCACTGGCTGCTCAATGCCCATCCGACCGGCACGCCGATGCGTGTCGTTCAGCCCGATGGCGACGTGGTGGAGGGCGGCTTCGGCACGCTCGACAGCCAGGGCATGTTGATCCTGCGCTTGGCGAATGGCGATACCCGTGCCATTCATGCCGGCGATATCTTTCTCATCTGA
- a CDS encoding ribonuclease J translates to MTPKDELLFLALGGSGEIGMNVNLYGCQGKWVMVDLGLTFADPLYPGVELVLPDLAFIEERKDDLLGIVLTHGHEDHIGAIPYLAADLGVPLYATPFTAGLIRLKLEEEGLTKEVKLHVIENEGSFNLGPFGFRYVPLAHSIPEGNAVLIDTPHGRIFHTGDWKLDAAPLLGEPSTPEELTAIGDEGVLALVCDSTNVFNPEPSGSESTVRDGLMQTVAAAKGRVLVTTFASNAARVQTLGEVAAATGRKLCVAGRSLDRIISTAKAAGYLKDFPPLVDWDDAMDLPRSEVMFIATGGQGEARAALSRIAFDSHPIKLAEGDTVVFSSKQIPGNEIAIGRIQNALATKGIIMVTDRQAEVHVSGHPGRPELESMYRWIRPAILLPVHGERRHMAEQARLGLATGIPDAVVQSNGDLLRLAPGKPTIIGHEDTGRLVLDGDVILPADGATMNERRKLGLHGQISVAVALDAKNRLIGEPVLRTQGVPVEEDKDAFLAEAAEEAAAAVAKGSMEQEALRERLRLAVRRTATRWTGKKPIVDVLLIRA, encoded by the coding sequence ATGACACCCAAAGACGAGCTGCTCTTCCTGGCCCTCGGCGGCTCGGGCGAGATCGGCATGAACGTCAATCTTTATGGTTGCCAGGGCAAATGGGTCATGGTCGATCTCGGCCTGACCTTTGCCGATCCGCTTTATCCCGGCGTCGAACTGGTGCTGCCCGACCTTGCCTTCATCGAGGAGCGCAAGGATGACCTGCTCGGCATCGTGCTGACCCATGGCCATGAAGACCATATCGGCGCCATCCCCTATCTGGCGGCGGACCTGGGCGTGCCGCTCTATGCCACGCCCTTCACCGCCGGCCTGATCCGGCTGAAGCTGGAAGAGGAAGGCCTGACCAAGGAGGTGAAGCTCCACGTCATCGAGAATGAAGGCAGCTTCAATCTCGGCCCGTTCGGCTTCCGCTATGTGCCGCTGGCCCACTCGATCCCGGAGGGCAATGCCGTCCTGATCGACACGCCGCACGGCCGCATCTTCCACACCGGCGACTGGAAGCTGGACGCCGCCCCGCTGCTCGGCGAGCCCTCCACGCCGGAGGAGCTGACCGCGATCGGTGACGAGGGCGTGCTGGCTCTGGTGTGCGACAGCACCAATGTCTTCAATCCAGAACCGTCGGGTTCTGAAAGCACCGTGCGCGATGGCCTGATGCAGACCGTCGCAGCGGCGAAGGGCCGGGTGCTGGTTACCACCTTTGCCTCCAACGCTGCGCGCGTGCAGACGCTGGGCGAGGTCGCGGCCGCCACCGGGCGCAAGCTGTGCGTCGCCGGCCGCTCGCTCGACCGCATCATCAGCACCGCCAAGGCCGCCGGTTATCTCAAGGATTTCCCGCCGCTGGTCGACTGGGACGATGCGATGGACCTGCCCCGATCGGAAGTGATGTTCATCGCCACCGGCGGCCAGGGCGAGGCGCGCGCCGCCCTGTCGCGCATCGCCTTTGACAGCCACCCGATCAAGCTGGCTGAGGGCGATACCGTCGTCTTCTCGTCCAAACAGATTCCGGGCAACGAGATCGCGATCGGCCGCATCCAGAATGCGCTGGCGACCAAGGGCATCATCATGGTGACCGACCGCCAGGCAGAGGTCCATGTCTCGGGCCATCCGGGCCGTCCGGAACTGGAATCCATGTATCGCTGGATCCGCCCCGCCATCCTGCTGCCGGTCCATGGCGAGCGCCGCCACATGGCGGAACAGGCGCGGCTTGGCCTCGCCACCGGCATCCCCGATGCGGTGGTGCAGTCGAACGGCGACCTGCTGCGCCTGGCACCGGGCAAGCCGACGATCATCGGCCATGAGGATACCGGCCGTCTGGTCCTCGACGGCGATGTCATCCTGCCCGCCGACGGCGCGACCATGAACGAGCGGCGCAAGCTCGGCCTGCACGGCCAGATCAGCGTCGCCGTGGCGCTCGACGCCAAGAACCGCCTGATCGGCGAACCCGTGCTGCGCACCCAGGGCGTGCCGGTGGAGGAAGACAAGGATGCCTTCCTCGCCGAAGCGGCCGAGGAAGCGGCGGCGGCGGTGGCCAAGGGATCGATGGAGCAGGAAGCCCTGCGCGAACGGCTGCGCCTCGCCGTGCGCCGCACCGCTACCCGCTGGACCGGCAAGAAGCCGATCGTCGACGTGCTGCTGATCCGCGCATGA